From Acidimicrobiia bacterium:
CGGTTACCAAAAACCGCTACCGGTTCAGACTGATCAACACTACTGTTGTTACCTAGCTGGCCGTTCTGGTTTCGACCCCAGCACCACGCTTTGTTCATGTTGTCTAACCCGCAAACCGTGGAGCTGCTAGTTGTAAGGCTAGTAAAGGTGTGGTTGCCTGTTACACGGGTTGGTACTAGCGAATCAATTTTTGTGTTGTTCCCTAGCTGACCATACTGGTTTTGGCCCCAACACCAAGCATCGCCAGAAGTGTCAATACCGCAAGAATGTCGTGACCCGGCAGCTAAAGTTGTGAACCGTAACTCGGTATCCACCGGTTGGGGGTTTAGCTGGTTTGTGGTGCTGTTAATACCTAGCTGCCCCAAATTGTTTAGACCCCAACACCAGACCACCCCAGTTGTGTCTAGCCCACAAGAATGCAGATCACCTGTTGCTATCATGGCCCATCCCGTCTTATCTGGCGGGGGTGTTTAGCGGGGCGGTGTTATCGGAGGGTTCTAGATCGCCTAGCAGTTCAGGAACTAAACCCGCTATCAGATTCTCAGCGACAGCCGCTGTTGGGGTTAGCTCACCAACAATTTCGGTTGTGACACAACCACCATCGATCGCCCCGGTAGGCGGAGCTACCGTAACACACCAACCATCGTTGGTTGATGACACCACCAAAAGTGTGTGTGGGGACCGCACGAAACTTACCTGACCTGCACTTGGCCAAATATCAGCTTCAACAACATCACTAGCCAAAGAAGCGTAAATCCCGGCGATAGTAGCTACAGGTCAGTCCTCTATAGCGCCCAACACCGCATCGAGCCCGGCTTGGGTGTCCCAACGGTCAGAACCTGAGATAACTAGCAGTACTTGGGCTTCACGGACCACCGATTTTAAAGCAGCTAGCTCTGTTTGTTCTTTAGCACGAATAAACACGTTTTGGTAACCAACAAACGCTGTGGCGACTATCACCGCACCAATAACTAAAGCAATAACAGTATCTAACAAACTAAACGCTTTGTTGGGGATGTATAGAGTTCGCGAATCAGAGGCCCACATAGATCCCAACTGCCCTTCTGAAGATAACACTCTGCAGGTATCCCCACCTTTTCAACTTCACAAACCCAACCTAGAACGGTTTGGGTTCGGTTGGGGTGTGGCAAAACAGCAGGGTTTAACACGATAGTTACATGAAAAACGTTCCGTACCGTCTAGCCCATTTTTCTGACACCCATCTGGGTTATTCTGCGTATCGTGCCCAAACCCCTATAGGAGCTAACGTACGTTCAGCAGATATAGGTACCGCTTTTATCAATGTTTGCAAACACATTATTGACTGGGACCCATCGTTAGTGATCCACTCTGGCGACCTTGGGGAACGACCCCAGCTGCCAGTACGTGACTTGTTGGTAGCGCGTCGTTGGCTGGCCCGGTTGGCTGCGCTACGCCCAGACGGTACCCGACGCCAGGTAGTGATCATCTCAGGAAACCATGACCAGCCCGCAAATAGGCATTCAGAATGTTTCCTTGAACTCTACGCTGACCTGCCAGGAGTGCATGTTGTTACCGAAGCTGCCACAGAAATAGATTTCGGGACACAAAACAATGCTGAAATACCCCCAGAACTGGCCAATACAGTTGTGACAGCAGTACCACATGATCAGCTCAAAACGTTGGCTACTGAAAACGAATTTGACACGATTACCCCTACACCAGGCAAAGTGTCGATCCTAGTTGCTCATGGTGTAGCGGGCGGTTCAAAACTATTTCACCGTACCATTGGTCGTGAATACGCTATCCCTACTGAAGTGTTAACCCAACCCTGGGACTATGTAGCGCTTGGGCATTGGCATAAACAAGGACCGGTAAGTTTCGCTACCAGCACCACTGGCACGCCAAGTGCTATTTGGTATGCGGGATCCACAGAAAATATGGGGTTTGGTGACCTGCGAGAAGAAGGCGCCGGTCGAGGCTATCTAAAAGTAACGATACAGCCCGGCAGCAGCCCACAAGTAGAACCCCAAAACCTGCCAACCCGACCAATGTTTCGCCTACCGGTCATTGACGCTACCGACCTTGACCCCCAAACTATCACAACGATGCTGGTCGATCGGCTCAAAGACGCCCGAGCCGGGTTTGACAACACCCAAAAACCTGTGGTGGCACAAATCGTGAAAAACGTTGCCAGGGAAGTGTGGGGTTTAGTTCACATGCCGGCCGTACGCCAAGAAACCAGTTGGTGTTTACATTACGAAGTAACAACGATTGCACCTGAAAACCAAAACAGCACAATCACTTCTAACGATGTCCCAACAGGATCTCAAGCAATCCTGGAAGCTGTCAAAACAGCCACCCAGGACGTAGCAGCATCCAGAAGACAAGAAGTTGGGGAACTTATCACAACCTATCTCACCAAACATTTAGCTGTCACAGACCCTGAAGTTGAAACCGAGATGGGCTCTTCGAAACCCCAACCAACCCTAGACCCTGAAAACGAACCAGCGGATACCAACCCCCAAACACTTGTACCGATCCCCTAAACCCCGCCCCACAGGTTCATAGCGGCGCACAACGTTTTGTTACCCACCGAGAAATAGTTGTATAGCGGGCGGGTTTCACCTAAAGGAAACAACAAACCATGATCACCAAACTTCGTCTTGAAAACTTTCGGGGCCATACCAACACCGAACTAACTTTCCAACCAAATGAACAACTTGTTGTTATCTCAGGGGGAAACGGTACCGGCAAAACCACGATTTTGGAAGCGATCACGTTCGCTTTATATGGTGAAACACGACATGGTGCTCGTTACCTAGACCGTCTTGTCCACCGCGGAGCGGAACACGAAGGTGTTACCGTCGAACTAGAATTTACCTTGGGGGATGTCACCCACCGGATTGTACGTCGCCGCGAAAAAAGCGCTGCGTTTGCGCAACTATTCACCAACGACACCCCAATCACTGAAGGGTCACGGTCTGTTACCGCAGCGGTAACACAACTCTTAGGTATGGACAGTGCAGGCTACCGGCTCTCAGTTGTTGCCCAACAAGCCGACCTTGACGGGTTCGCCGCTATTGGTAAAGGCGGACGTGGTGGTAAAAACGAACGTGCCCGACAACTAGCACGACTGTTACGGGTTGATGCCGTGACCCGCGCCCGCCAAGAAATCCGAAGTTTGTGGCGCACCCAACAAGCCGTAATCGAAACGCTACCAACTATCACCGACGTAGGGGTTCTAGCTACCAAAGTCCGCGCAGCTGAAGAACACCTCGCACAAGCCCAAGCCGCTGTTGCTGACACACGAGCAGCTTTAGCAACCCTGGAACACGAAATAGAAACCACAGCGAACATTGAACATCAATGGGCGGAAGCGTCCCGCAAAGCAGCCCTAGCCCAAGGTGTTAGCGCCGCAGCGCAAGCCGAGCTCGCCAGACTACAAGCAGAACACCAAAGTATTGTTATCCCGACTTTACCGGAACAAACCTGGGATTTAGACGCTTTACAAGCAGAAGCTTCCCAACTCCAACAACATTTAGCTTCCGCGACGATGGCTCAACAAATCGTTGAACAACGAAACCATCTGACTCGCCAACTTAAAGAAGTAGTAGACCGCCAAAACACCCTAGAAACCCTGGTTAGTGGCTTTGAATATACAACAGCGGCCGAAGCAGCCACCAAAATCGATATTTTAGAACAAACCCTCAAAACGTTAACCGACGATCTTGACATCCAAAACGGGTTGATAAACACAGCTCTAGAAAACCATGCGGGGCTACGTAGAGATCTTCAACTAGCCGAGCAACGCCGCGACGCTGCCGCCACCCTAGGTGGGGTATGTGAACGGTGCGGACAACAAATCAGTGAAGAACACCACCACGACTTTTTAGGCGAAACCCAAACCGCTGTCGAAAAAGCAGCAGCAGCGGTCACAGAAGCCACCCAAGAAGGTAAAGCTTTACGAGAAGAGCTAAACAACATCACAGCGGCTTTATCAAAATGCCAAAACGAGATACGAGACACACAACAGGTTTTGAACCAGTTGTCCCAATATGAAGGCGAAAAAGTTGAACTGGACCGCCGCCAAGACGTTTATGAACAACAACTAGAACGCCTCGAAGCGCCCGAGTTTGACATCGAAGCGCTCCAAACTCAAGCCGGTCAAGTAGCAGCACAAATCAAAACAGCACAACACGCTAAAGCTTTGATCGCAGAACGCGAAGCCGCTATTGCCCGACAACAA
This genomic window contains:
- a CDS encoding metallophosphoesterase gives rise to the protein MKNVPYRLAHFSDTHLGYSAYRAQTPIGANVRSADIGTAFINVCKHIIDWDPSLVIHSGDLGERPQLPVRDLLVARRWLARLAALRPDGTRRQVVIISGNHDQPANRHSECFLELYADLPGVHVVTEAATEIDFGTQNNAEIPPELANTVVTAVPHDQLKTLATENEFDTITPTPGKVSILVAHGVAGGSKLFHRTIGREYAIPTEVLTQPWDYVALGHWHKQGPVSFATSTTGTPSAIWYAGSTENMGFGDLREEGAGRGYLKVTIQPGSSPQVEPQNLPTRPMFRLPVIDATDLDPQTITTMLVDRLKDARAGFDNTQKPVVAQIVKNVAREVWGLVHMPAVRQETSWCLHYEVTTIAPENQNSTITSNDVPTGSQAILEAVKTATQDVAASRRQEVGELITTYLTKHLAVTDPEVETEMGSSKPQPTLDPENEPADTNPQTLVPIP
- a CDS encoding SMC family ATPase gives rise to the protein MITKLRLENFRGHTNTELTFQPNEQLVVISGGNGTGKTTILEAITFALYGETRHGARYLDRLVHRGAEHEGVTVELEFTLGDVTHRIVRRREKSAAFAQLFTNDTPITEGSRSVTAAVTQLLGMDSAGYRLSVVAQQADLDGFAAIGKGGRGGKNERARQLARLLRVDAVTRARQEIRSLWRTQQAVIETLPTITDVGVLATKVRAAEEHLAQAQAAVADTRAALATLEHEIETTANIEHQWAEASRKAALAQGVSAAAQAELARLQAEHQSIVIPTLPEQTWDLDALQAEASQLQQHLASATMAQQIVEQRNHLTRQLKEVVDRQNTLETLVSGFEYTTAAEAATKIDILEQTLKTLTDDLDIQNGLINTALENHAGLRRDLQLAEQRRDAAATLGGVCERCGQQISEEHHHDFLGETQTAVEKAAAAVTEATQEGKALREELNNITAALSKCQNEIRDTQQVLNQLSQYEGEKVELDRRQDVYEQQLERLEAPEFDIEALQTQAGQVAAQIKTAQHAKALIAEREAAIARQQELKTKVQEATERFEQTKTETIQAQVPTELSQAWEHRRTILETHRSELELVTDLATAAQTAKNQVELAEAELRHNNQIVGTRNKAAHKGTVAAEAAKVLEKVETQLTSQIRPRLEGAMSDILGSMSEGRFSLVKLADDYSVRVLDGDTYQPLTELSGGETDLVALSMRLALADVLVGQGGGTGFLILDEPLGSQDKDRRNSITSALRNLASRYGQVFCISHVGGLDDVADIAIEVAIDPDTGESYIE